From Eremothecium sinecaudum strain ATCC 58844 chromosome III, complete sequence:
ATCTTTGGAAAAGCTGCTAGGTATGATGTATCAGGCCAAGTTTATTGACCAAAATATTGTTAATGTTCTATGGGCCATATATAACAGCGCTGGTAACAATCAACAGGAAACTTTCACGACGGAGCAGATTCACGGATCTATAATCATTATCGGATTCCTTTCTCTAGTAGATCACGAAGTAGCGCTCAAAGGAATTGATGCTTTGTTAAATTCCGGATTAGGCGAACCAGGAAAGAAAGATTCAATCCTATCAAAGTTTACATGCATTGCACTTCAGAGAATTGTACCAGCAGACTCTAAAAAATCTATCGATTTTGAAATTCCTCGTGCAGATGACGCAGTTAACAAATTACAAAAGAAAATCTTAGAGTATACTGATGATCCGAAATACTTCCCAGTCTGTGAGCAAGCGATCAATGCTTTATTTGCTATATCAAGTCAACCAGATGTTGTTTGTACGGCCGTTATAAAGGAAAAGATAATGATGACATTCGGTGAACCAGAAGATTCTGCTGAAAGTGAATCTCACTCTCGTATCACATCCCTCACGCAattattatttattgtaGGACAAGTGGCGATCAAGACAATTGAGTACTTAGAAAAGTGTGAGGCAGAGTTCAAGAAGAGGAAACAGGAAAGAAAAGTGTCAAACAATGACGAGAAAAATCAGCCAGAGGATGGGGAGAACAACGAAATGGATGTGTCAATAAATCAGGACGATGAAAACAACAAAGAGCTAGAGATGATAGGGGGCACGGTGGAAGATGATTTTGCAGATGCGGTTCAGCATATCAGGGAAAATGAGTTAATATTTGGAGaattttcattaattgGGAAGTTCGGGCCATTAGTTGAAGAGATAGTGTCAAACTCTGGGAAATTCAGTGATCCAGCATTACAGAGGAGTGCTGTATTATGCTTAGAGAAATTAATGTGTGTCTCTTCCAAATACTGTGAGAGGAATCTACCACTACTAATTACTATTATGGAAAAATCTGAAGATCCAATAATTAGGTCAAATGCAGTTCTAGGACTAGGTGATATGGCTGTTTGTTTCAACAATCTGGTAGATGAGAATACGGATTACCTATATCATCGACTTCACGATGACAGCATAATGGTGCAGCGAACATGCCTGATGACAGTAACATTTCTGATATTAGCAGGTCAAGTTAAAGTTAAAGGACAACTAGCGCAAATGGCAAAATGCCTAGAGGATGATGACCAGGGAATAAGCGATATGTGCAAACTCTTTTTTACAGAATTGGCGACCAAGGACAATGCAATTTACAATGGATTTATAGATATTTTTAGCGGTTTGTCCAATGATGACGAGCTAAAGAAAGAATCATTCAAGCATATCATGAAGTTCCTACTATCCTTTATTGATAAGGAACGTCAACAGAAGCAGCTTTCTGAGAAGTTATTAGGGAGATTATCAAAAGTTGAGAGCCAGAAGCAATGGGATGATATTGCTGCTGTTTTAAATATGCTTCCATACAAAAACGAAAAGATTAATTTAGCTTTAGAGGAAGGTTTTAAATTGGTGAGCGCCAGGGATTAACGTCAAATTTAAATAGTTGAAGTATCTTCTAATGTAACGATTCACAGCTATTTTATATACACGAACAAGTAGAGAACATATATCTCAAAGAAGCAAGCCGGGATCACCAAGCGCCACCTGTTACTCCGAGGAGCATATAGTATAAACAGTTTCCATAATTAGTGTTTCTTCGGTTGGCCAAATAGATCAGATGGATGAGGCAATGGGGATGAAGAGTTACCTAACATAAAGTCCAATGGGAGTTGTTTGGAATAAGGTTCCCCTTTCTTTAGGTGGGATTCTACGAGATCGGCCATACCTTCAATGAATGTCTCATTCCCGTTCAACGATTCACATCTCTTTATTTTGTGCTTAAACTTGGACTCTTCGATCATCCCAAGATCAACTTCATGTAAAGTTTCAATGTGATCAGAAGTGAACGCAATAGGAACAATTACAATACCGTCTACTTTCTCACTTAATTTCTCCACAATAGTAGCTGTCTGGGCACCCAACCATGGTTTAGGACCAACCTGTGACTGCCAAACCAATCTATAGGTGTTACAGAACTCCAGCTCTTGCATGACAGCATAAACAGTAGCAGCAACTTCAGCAGGGTATGCATCACCAGTGTTAACAATGTCCATAGGCAAAGAGTGAGCAGAGAACAACACGATCACATTTTTACGAACTTCCTCTGGAAATTCTTCTAACTTCTTCTTAATGTTCCCTGCAAACGCTTTAATAAGCCCACGATTTGTGGGCCATCTGTCAATGACGGACCACTTGATTTGATGGTTAGGATCTACTTTCTGCTGTTCCCTCCACAACTCATTCAAACTGGACCCAGTAGTGGCATAGGAAAATTGTGGGTATTGAGAAAAGGCAATAGCTCTCTCAACCCCATCATCCAGCATCTTCTTATACGTCTCATCAGTCAAAGGATTAGCATAGCGAAAAGCGACATATGGCCTATGTGGCGCAGTTTCTGGGCACCTCTTATCCATAATCTCACAAACTCTAGAGACCTGGTACTCAGACCATTTTCTAATAGGAGAACCACCACCTATCTCATCATATTGTTGTGCGATTTTAGGAGTCCGGAACTTAGCAATAAACCTAGCAATAATATGCTGGTATCTTGGGCTGATAGGTATCAAATCGTAGTCAGAGAATAATCTAAAAAGAAAGTTGTATGTTTCAGAGGTCTTTTCTGGTCCACCCATATTCATGAATACTATTCCAGTACCACCTTTGACACTGCTTCCTGCAGATTTTACCGACATTGTAGAGGTCGACATTGTAGAAGCAGACATAGCAGACGTCGAAATCGCCGAATTTGAGAGCCCACACCAATTACCACCACGCATACGGATAGCTGGCATCAATTTACGCAGCATCGCAAGCATTTtagttttatttttgtAGTTTTTCACTTTTAGTTGAATTCTCAAGGACGACGTTAAGATTTCAACAAAGCACGGTTATGGGATGTAATGTAAAAAAAGTAATTCTTTAGACCATTTTCTACGTAAATTTATATGTCGTGTAGTCAGACATCAACTTAACTTCATAAACTAAGCTTGATTCTGTTCTACTGAGGCTTATAAACTCTTGCAGTATTAACCCCTAACCAGCGATATAACTTCTTTATTTTCAGTAGAGTAGTAGGTGGCCAAAGATTTACATACATAAACCGTAAACTTTCGGTCATAGCTCCGAACAATAGTAATAGAACACTATCAGGTTGGCTATTCCAGGCAAACTGACTTGTAGCAGTAGCACATCAACAAGAAGTTCTATCTTCATTAATGTTTTAAGCATAAcgaatttttttttagcTTTAATTTTATAAAGCCCCTTGCCTCTCGGCGATATTGTTTTCTGGTGCTTGTGAAGATATTTCCAGTATATATAGAAGAGTAAGTTAGAATTTCGATAATATTTGCTAAAGTTAGATAAGGCCTTGTTAAGCTGGTGCAACTGAATCTCCAAAAATGTATACTAAAGTGGGAATTTGGTTGTTGTTGTCGTTTCCGTTGAATGCAGTATACAAACGCCTTCCAGATGATGGTATTCGCCTGAAAAGTTGGTATATCATTTCGGTAAGCCTAATCCTTTTGAAGACTTTTTTCGGAGTTTTTAGAGGTATTGCACCGTTACTTATAAGCACTCTTTTCACTTACTTCCTTACAAAGTTCAATCGATCCAAATATATGCCATGTGTTAACTTTGTCGTTTGTATGGCATATCTAGCTTTGAACCACATACGAGCACAATACTTCGGTGATGAAAATGTTTATGCGATTACTGGCGCGCAGATGGTACTGGTTATGAAGTTGACTTCATTTGCATGGTCTTATTACGACGGTGCCGAATCTCACTTGGAGAAACTTAATAATCATTCCAGACGCTATATGATTGTTAAGCACCCTGATCTTGTCAGATTCATAGCCTATGCATTATTCTATCCTACATTACTCACTGGCCCTACTTGCGAATTTGCAGATTTTGACGACTGGCTAACTTGTAAAATATTCAGTGGTCTTCCTGAAGACAAGAAGTTAAATAAAAATAGTGGCGGAAAGTATCCTGCAAGAAAGATACCATACTCTGGCTATGACGCTATGATAATGGCATCCAAGGGTATTATTTGGCTAGCTCTAACAGTAGTTCTAACATCTATAATTGATGTGGACTACTTGGATACTGCTGATTTCAAAGAAAAATCATTCTTTATTAAAATTCACATGTTATATTTCTTGGGATTCACGATGAGATTAAAGTATTACGCTGCGTGGGTGATCGCAGAAGCATCCTGTGTCGAATGTGGTCTCGACTTTTTGGAGTATGACgaaaaggagaagaaaATTATATGGGGTAGGGTCTGTAACGTAGATCCCATAAAATTTGAGTTGGCACAGAACGCTAAGTCATGCTTGGATGCATGGAACAAGGGCACCAACAAATGGCTGAAAAACCATGTGTTCTTACGTGCTGTACCTCTTGGTAAAGAGCCAGGCTTTCGCCCTGCTCTGCTGACATTTGCAACCTCCGCCTTCTGGCATGGAATAAGACCTGGATACTATTTGAGTTTCATAAGCGCAGCCTTTTTCCAAACCGTTGGGAAGATTTATAGAAGAAATTTTCGGCCGCTATTTCTGCAGCGTGATGGCGTTAGCCCAAAGCGATCAAAGATATTCTACGATATTTTTACATTCTGGGCAACTCAGCTAGCGTTTGGTTATATGGTTCAACCATTTCTTATATTGGATTTGAAAAAATCTCTTGAATGTTGGCGCGAGGTTTACTACTATGTGCATGTTGTAATAATTGTAACACTAGTGGTTTTCAAAGGACCCTTTGGAAAACGTGTTAGTGCCTTCTTGAATAGATATAAACTCTCTAAGCAGCCCAAAAAATAGATACATTACCAACGTATGGTTAATCAACAAAGATAATTCCAAGCTACTGGTGGTAGATGAGTGCTATTAAATGGACTGAAGCTCATTTTATTGTATTCATAGATACGTATTATTAGTAGGTTAGACTCTCGAATTGATAATGCAATAAAGTAAACTGTTATCAAAATGCATTCTCTTATGGTCTGAATGGACAGAACTCATCCGGGTTAAACAAATCAAGGTCTAGGTCAATCGATGCATCTCCATCTTCACGACCTTCGCTTTCCGGATCTCTGGAAACCTCGTTTTTAGCGGTATTTATTGCACTAAATTCAAATGAACCATTATTTGGTTGAGAGTCTTCAACATTTTTTTCCTTTTTATTTTGTATATCATCATTAACCTGCGATTCCTCTTCATGTTCCTGTTCTTCTGAATCAATCCCTACGGTTAAGTCTTCCTTTCCAGGTATTCTCGTCAACTCTTTAGATTTTAGAGATGCAACAGCTAACATGCCCCTCCTTATAGCATCCTCAGCCGGCCATATAAAATTATTTGGGCGGATTACATCTTTATTAAACGCAGGCGGTATTCTAGTGAATTTCGCCAGTTTCATAGCGTATTCTAAGAGCAACTTAGAATTAATCTTCTCCTTCTGTTTTTTCATAGTTTCCATTTCAAAAATAACTTGTTCGACCATGGGCAATGCATTGAGTTCATTATAGCAATCGTTTAAAATACCAAGTATCTTACAAGTACGGTCGTCTATTTCTTTTGATTCTTCGTCCAGCTTTTTTAACTCTGAATCAATCGAATCAAATTCCGGGAATTTGGCCAGATCGGAGTATAATTTAGAGTCTACTTCTATAAGTTCTCTGGCAGCTTTAACATCTGGACTGAATTTATCAACCGAAACAACTAGTCTCTGTAGAACTTCCTCATAATTACACAAATCATTGTATATTTCAACTTTTTGAAGCTTCGACTGTTCTCCAGAAGTCGGTTCTTGCTGCGAAGAGGAAAAAGAATGCAATGAACTGGAGCTTGCCATAATCGGTAGTGCACTCGGTACGGCTCTCGGTGTGTTAGATTTGTTTACAGACTGCAATGGATTCATTATTAGTTTACTTTACTTCTTGGTTGTGAATCTGTGTACTAAATAATGCTATTCAATACGTTTTCAAAATTTAATGTCGCTACAGTAAACTATGAAAGCGATATTGAGCACgttaataataataatacacTCACATATGTAAAGAAGTTACATAATATCACAATATATTACTGATGGTCCTCTTCCTTGAATCCAGGACAGTGTAAGTACAAATCTTCATCGTCGGCATATTTTGCACCGCAATAAAAGCAATAACGAAGTTCTACCCTTAAATAATTGTGCAGTTGGGATATTTTTTCGTCAATACCAAGTTCTTCGAATAGAGCCAGCTCTTCGTCGCCTGATGGAGGGTTAAGTTCACTTTCCTTATGTTCCGAATGACTAGGATTTGTTCGCTGTAGGAGTTTAACTATGTAACTTCTCCACAAAACATTAAAATCTCGAGGATCCGGATGCTCAGTTAGCAAATCCGCATCTCCAGACATTTGAAATGCCAATTTTTGCATTTTCATGAAAATTGCATCCTTGCGCTTGCTGCTATTTGCTTGTTGACTCCAGTCACGAAACTCAGCGGAATCAACAGCGAAAGATTCAGGATTTGGGTAAGTAGAGTGCAGCTTTATACCCTGACGTGTAGTCTGTCCTTGTACTTTTAAAGTAGTATTATTAGCTTCTGGTTGTGCTCCAAGGCTGTTACCAAGTTTATATCCCATTTTTGTTAACATTTTGTATCCTTTTGGCATGAGTTTCGCATACTCGTTCCCCTCATTTGAGTTAGCCTTAATCCCTAACTCAAATTCATCTTGATTAGCGTCCTCTAGTTGCTCTTCTACATCTAAAATTGTTGaatcatcttcattatcagcGACACCTGGTGATCTTATGCTACAGGACTTGGCAGACAATTCTCCAAGCGCCTTGATATCTAAGACGGGGGGTTGTAAAATTTTAGGCCGTCTATGCCGAATACTAAAATCATGACTTTCGTCTTCAGAGCTATCTGTAGCAAAGCCCAAAGCTTTTCGGGTTCGCTTAGACATTGATTAGTTCTGCTATTTGTCGAAATGAAAAATTATGTTTGAAAAGTTGTATTGTTTCTTAAATGTGTATTTAATTTATGTGTAGTTGTCTTGCAATATTAGCATGGTAAAATTACAAACAAAAAATATTAAGATGTGATCATAATAGCGGCTTTACGTGCATTATATGCATAATTAGAGTGGAGGTATTGAATGCTGACCACTAAAGTCGTTTATTGCAGCAGGCGGTTTAGGGATACCGTCAGCATGCAGTTGCTTCACAACCTCATCACGTAATCCTCGCTTCCAAAGATCATGATTTTCACCAATAACATACGTCATTGTTCTCTTACTGTATCCCTCTGGGCCTAAGTATCTCAAGCTCTCTATAATATCTTCTAGTAATATAGCTTTACCTGCAGCAATACCATCACCTAGACCAGGGTTTTTCACATTTACGATATGAATATGGAAGTGATAGTAAGAAGGCTGGTAATGCACAAAAATACGCAATTCGTCACTCCTAATTGAGTAATTGAAGCAACCAGGGACTACGCTCCTGATCTTATTATTTAGGCTAACAAGCCAATCGATGTGCTCTGGTTTCAAATCTCTCAAAGACCTAATGTCTGTACGGTACACGATAGCTACCAAGTACATAGACTCCAAGCTTATTCCGTCCCATTTCATATCAGGCAAAAGCAACATACCATCTTCTGGAGAAGTCTCAACAAAATCTTTATACACTACCCTTTCTGATTCCGCTCCATTATGCAATATATTCTGAACCCATTGCAAACGGCCGCCCTTCACCATTTCATCAATATAGGGTTTCACAATCCTTTCATAAATTTCTGGGGTTTCACGACACACATGAACTGGTTGATGATCATACTTGCGGATGTGGACGTCTGTAGCTGGCCAAATCAAACTAACCTTAGCAGCAGGGTTTTTCTCAGCATCTTGTTCTAATAAAGAAACTCCCCAAAAGTAAATATCGTTTTTGCAAATTTCAGAGATACTCTTAAGAGACTTGATGCAAGAAAACTCTTCATTAGAATGGGATAAGTCCGAAGAAAGTTCACTTTCTCTTGAATGTAACTTATCAACGGAAAAATGAGTCTTTTCTATTGTAACAATAGCGTCCTTACCTTCAATCAACCCCAATAGAGAGATGAACTTAGTTTGCGGATTTGAATCCAATACTCGCTTCAGCTTAAATTGTTTTATACGCTCGGAAAACTCAGTCATCAGTATTTTGCCACGTTATTTAAATAGGATAGTCGTTTAAACAGTTAAGCAGTTTACAACTCCCTTGTTTTTatatttcaaaaaaaaaaacaaacAAAACAAATAAAAAGAAATTAAGGATACTGTCGTTGATGAGACAGCTTCCATTACATAGAGGTATGACACACGTTTCTAACGTAAGAACATCCACCATATCGCACCAACCACAAGTAGAGCTATCAGTACTATTGGCCCATATTGTGATAGCATCAGGTCCCAATTAATTTGGCGAGCGCTCTGGCGGTACTTGCGAGAATCCGCACGTAACGTTGCGCTTAAATCACTCATACGGTCCAGAGAGTCTCCTCTGTATAGTAGGTCCTCGATGTTCTTTGTCATGATCTCCCGTACTCCACGAAGATCATTGTTCAGCTGGTCTAAACTTCCTTGCACACGTTTATCGTTGTAGAGTTTCTTTGTCTTCTCTAGAAAGTTATCAAAGGAAACGAACGCGTAAGGTCTCACGTCGGCCTTGAGGTATTCGTGACCATAGTTATGTTCAAATTCCTGGCGGATATCGCTTAGATATGCAAATGCCAGATTACGAGGACAGCCCTGTTCAACAATTACCAGATAAACTACCGTTTGGTGCCGAATATAATGTATTTCATACGCACCTGATTCAATTGTCGCCTCATTCGCTGAAGTTGGGGTGAATCGTGATACTAGCACTTTgaccttcttcttttggTCCGCTAGGCCGGGATCGGTATCGTCATCAACTGAGGAGCAAAACGGTAATCCATCTTCCCTGAAGATCAGTGTCGACTTGATCATCTCTTAGGTGCTACGATGAACAGTTAGATGTTATATACGTGTGTATACTTTTACAAACGATGCGCCCTAAGCGTTGGTGAGCTGTGAGCGTAAAGCTTAGAAAAGGTGATGATACGGTGGCGACATCATCAACGACGAAGTTCAACATTGGCTGGTATGCGCGCCAGGCGGCTGAAGCGCAACTCTAAGTGACTAAATATATGTTAACTAACAGTTTGTTTAGGTACACTATTAATGACTTACTTATCAATGTCaaaatacaaaaaaacttaGAGCCGATGCATTAGTATATGCACGAAATATACATAAACATAGAGAACATTTACTCGGTTTATAACAGTAGTCCTGAAGGGTATAGATCTGCGTCAAAACTTCTTAGAAAGTTTTTATAGCTGATAAGAATTATGAATGCTAATAGCCAAGTCTATTAGGTCATCTTGCATTGACTGATTATAATTACCAACATCCAGATATGGTGTGTTGAAAGGGTATCAATTAGTAAATTAAAGGACACCGATTAACGGTTAATAGTATTCAATAGTACAAATGCATGCTTTTAAAGTCTACATTATGCGGAATGTGGCAATTCTAATCAGATATTAAAGCTTCATATCCAAGTTGCTGAAGTTTTATCATTAAAGTAACTTCATATCTTGTTAGTCAACAAATAATAGACAGACAGGTAGTATCCATAAGAGAGTAACTATTAGACAATATTCGACAAGATATATTGGTCATTTACACGATCATTGATTGAACATCGCATTGATTATTACCACCTTTTGAAATGATCAATCATTTGGCCAAGCCACTCGTGTTACGCTGTTGCTCTaaatattttttaatttctTTATATACGTCTTACCTTGTAAAATCCGGGGCAAAACGAAGAGCTCCCTAAAACTTACTATATATTACAAACCTGATACAGCAGGACCAGATAGGCTCTCTATTTAATACGACATATGTCGGATTTCGTTCGCACTGCTTACTCTCGTGTTGGTCGAGAGAAACAGCTATATTCTCCCGAGACTGGTGCTCGAATGGTGGCTGGAAGTGTTGCACTTAATAGCGACAAGACCAAAGTGATCATGGTACAGTCTTCGGTCAGTAAACGTAATTGGGTTCTACCAAAAGGTGGCATAGAAGTGGATGAACCTGATTTTGAGCATACAGCTAGACGAGAAACTTGGGAAGAAGCTGGCGTTGTGGGTGACATTGTGAAGTACCTAGGCGTTATTAAAGACTCTAGACCAAACAGTGGTACGCATAAACCTTCTGAATTTCACTTCTACGAAATGAATGTTACAGAGCTTGCTCCCGAATACCCAGAGAAGGAAAAACGGGCTCGTGGTTGGTTTTCTTATGAGGCAGCATACCGAGAACTAGAACTGGCAAACCGTCCAGAGCTTATTGAAGCCCTTAAGCGATCTGGAATAGTTAAATGCAGCTAATCTATAGATTTAGATCTATATAGCGAGGAAATATACTGAGTTATGTAACCATGGCTTATAGGTTGTTAAAGAATCCTGCCATCATGTCATGAAGAAGATTAACTTGGCCATTAGCCCTGATATTGAAGTATCCTCTGGATATAAAAGCAAGCTCTTCCTCATAATTGACAGCGTAACACTCGTATTGCTTTCGGAGTGAGTTATAGTAATCAGGGTTTTTTGTTTGGCAAGTCACGATAAGTAACTGTAAAAAGTTTAGCTCTGAATACTCCGGAAAGTAGTAAACCGAAGCAAAATTCTTCTCTAGAAGCTCGTACTGTGGTGATTTAGTTGCAATAAACTTGTCTAGGAAAGACCGGGTCGTTTGTAAAGCAGAACGAATGTTATAAATACCCAAAAAGTTAAAAACAAGACGCGAAAAGAATACTTCAACGCTAAAGTCGTCTTGATTCTGTTCGTACCACTCCCAAATAAAGTCCCCATACCTTTTAGCGGACTCAGATGTACCCATTATTAAGTACCGCTCTGCC
This genomic window contains:
- the HEM15 gene encoding ferrochelatase HEM15 (Syntenic homolog of Ashbya gossypii AGR272W; Syntenic homolog of Saccharomyces cerevisiae YOR176W (HEM15)); this translates as MLAMLRKLMPAIRMRGGNWCGLSNSAISTSAMSASTMSTSTMSVKSAGSSVKGGTGIVFMNMGGPEKTSETYNFLFRLFSDYDLIPISPRYQHIIARFIAKFRTPKIAQQYDEIGGGSPIRKWSEYQVSRVCEIMDKRCPETAPHRPYVAFRYANPLTDETYKKMLDDGVERAIAFSQYPQFSYATTGSSLNELWREQQKVDPNHQIKWSVIDRWPTNRGLIKAFAGNIKKKLEEFPEEVRKNVIVLFSAHSLPMDIVNTGDAYPAEVAATVYAVMQELEFCNTYRLVWQSQVGPKPWLGAQTATIVEKLSEKVDGIVIVPIAFTSDHIETLHEVDLGMIEESKFKHKIKRCESLNGNETFIEGMADLVESHLKKGEPYSKQLPLDFMLGNSSSPLPHPSDLFGQPKKH
- the ALE1 gene encoding lysophospholipid acyltransferase (Syntenic homolog of Ashbya gossypii AGR271C; Syntenic homolog of Saccharomyces cerevisiae YOR175C (ALE1)); the protein is MYTKVGIWLLLSFPLNAVYKRLPDDGIRLKSWYIISVSLILLKTFFGVFRGIAPLLISTLFTYFLTKFNRSKYMPCVNFVVCMAYLALNHIRAQYFGDENVYAITGAQMVLVMKLTSFAWSYYDGAESHLEKLNNHSRRYMIVKHPDLVRFIAYALFYPTLLTGPTCEFADFDDWLTCKIFSGLPEDKKLNKNSGGKYPARKIPYSGYDAMIMASKGIIWLALTVVLTSIIDVDYLDTADFKEKSFFIKIHMLYFLGFTMRLKYYAAWVIAEASCVECGLDFLEYDEKEKKIIWGRVCNVDPIKFELAQNAKSCLDAWNKGTNKWLKNHVFLRAVPLGKEPGFRPALLTFATSAFWHGIRPGYYLSFISAAFFQTVGKIYRRNFRPLFLQRDGVSPKRSKIFYDIFTFWATQLAFGYMVQPFLILDLKKSLECWREVYYYVHVVIIVTLVVFKGPFGKRVSAFLNRYKLSKQPKK
- the MED4 gene encoding Med4p (Syntenic homolog of Ashbya gossypii AGR270W; Syntenic homolog of Saccharomyces cerevisiae YOR174W (MED4)); translated protein: MNPLQSVNKSNTPRAVPSALPIMASSSSLHSFSSSQQEPTSGEQSKLQKVEIYNDLCNYEEVLQRLVVSVDKFSPDVKAARELIEVDSKLYSDLAKFPEFDSIDSELKKLDEESKEIDDRTCKILGILNDCYNELNALPMVEQVIFEMETMKKQKEKINSKLLLEYAMKLAKFTRIPPAFNKDVIRPNNFIWPAEDAIRRGMLAVASLKSKELTRIPGKEDLTVGIDSEEQEHEEESQVNDDIQNKKEKNVEDSQPNNGSFEFSAINTAKNEVSRDPESEGREDGDASIDLDLDLFNPDEFCPFRP
- the CMG1 gene encoding Cmg1p (Syntenic homolog of Ashbya gossypii AGR269W; Syntenic homolog of Saccharomyces cerevisiae YLR271W), giving the protein MSKRTRKALGFATDSSEDESHDFSIRHRRPKILQPPVLDIKALGELSAKSCSIRSPGVADNEDDSTILDVEEQLEDANQDEFELGIKANSNEGNEYAKLMPKGYKMLTKMGYKLGNSLGAQPEANNTTLKVQGQTTRQGIKLHSTYPNPESFAVDSAEFRDWSQQANSSKRKDAIFMKMQKLAFQMSGDADLLTEHPDPRDFNVLWRSYIVKLLQRTNPSHSEHKESELNPPSGDEELALFEELGIDEKISQLHNYLRVELRYCFYCGAKYADDEDLYLHCPGFKEEDHQ
- a CDS encoding HCL034Cp (Syntenic homolog of Ashbya gossypii AGR268W; Syntenic homolog of Saccharomyces cerevisiae YLR270W (DCS1) and YOR173W (DCS2)); the protein is MTEFSERIKQFKLKRVLDSNPQTKFISLLGLIEGKDAIVTIEKTHFSVDKLHSRESELSSDLSHSNEEFSCIKSLKSISEICKNDIYFWGVSLLEQDAEKNPAAKVSLIWPATDVHIRKYDHQPVHVCRETPEIYERIVKPYIDEMVKGGRLQWVQNILHNGAESERVVYKDFVETSPEDGMLLLPDMKWDGISLESMYLVAIVYRTDIRSLRDLKPEHIDWLVSLNNKIRSVVPGCFNYSIRSDELRIFVHYQPSYYHFHIHIVNVKNPGLGDGIAAGKAILLEDIIESLRYLGPEGYSKRTMTYVIGENHDLWKRGLRDEVVKQLHADGIPKPPAAINDFSGQHSIPPL
- the SEC22 gene encoding SNAP receptor SEC22 (Syntenic homolog of Ashbya gossypii AGR267W; Syntenic homolog of Saccharomyces cerevisiae YLR268W (SEC22)) — encoded protein: MIKSTLIFREDGLPFCSSVDDDTDPGLADQKKKVKVLVSRFTPTSANEATIESGAYEIHYIRHQTVVYLVIVEQGCPRNLAFAYLSDIRQEFEHNYGHEYLKADVRPYAFVSFDNFLEKTKKLYNDKRVQGSLDQLNNDLRGVREIMTKNIEDLLYRGDSLDRMSDLSATLRADSRKYRQSARQINWDLMLSQYGPIVLIALLVVGAIWWMFLR
- the DDP1 gene encoding polyphosphatase DDP1 (Syntenic homolog of Ashbya gossypii AGR266C; Syntenic homolog of Saccharomyces cerevisiae YOR163W (DDP1)), encoding MSDFVRTAYSRVGREKQLYSPETGARMVAGSVALNSDKTKVIMVQSSVSKRNWVLPKGGIEVDEPDFEHTARRETWEEAGVVGDIVKYLGVIKDSRPNSGTHKPSEFHFYEMNVTELAPEYPEKEKRARGWFSYEAAYRELELANRPELIEALKRSGIVKCS
- the GET4 gene encoding protein GET4 (Syntenic homolog of Ashbya gossypii AGR265W; Syntenic homolog of Saccharomyces cerevisiae YOR164C (GET4)), which gives rise to MIQAVDPKIAKILSRFSAKVEAADYYEAHQTLRTVANRYVRAKNWQAAVELITHGIHSFIKAGQSSEASDLTRYLLEIYDLGKFPCDEQNTGRLAEIINSLDPKDPTIKDLVTGMNNWSVLNSRNKFGDPYLHSVIGGRLLEAGNVYEAERYLIMGTSESAKRYGDFIWEWYEQNQDDFSVEVFFSRLVFNFLGIYNIRSALQTTRSFLDKFIATKSPQYELLEKNFASVYYFPEYSELNFLQLLIVTCQTKNPDYYNSLRKQYECYAVNYEEELAFISRGYFNIRANGQVNLLHDMMAGFFNNL